The Bactrocera dorsalis isolate Fly_Bdor chromosome 3, ASM2337382v1, whole genome shotgun sequence genomic interval AATCCGTTTTAATCTCCACGCTGTCTAAGCGAATCCCACAGTCCCGCTGATCGACACTTACCACCCCGCTCCTCGTCTAATTAATTACGCGCTCATTGCGCGCAAGCAACCACTTGAAGACAATGAATGTTTATTGGACTTTGTTTTTGTGGCTCTTTTTTGGTCTTTTTCCTACTATAATTTTCGCAGTGCTATTTTTACTCTTCGCCTCATCGGCAAAAAGTgccaaacaaaacagaaatggcTCGTTGTTTCGATGATGACTTTGTACTCACGTTGCGAGTTCATTCGCATTTGGCACAAAAgccaaaccaaaaaccaaagtGTATCCAATAGATTTTTATGGATCGATTTGATTCTATTCATGCAGTTAACAATCTGTTTCAATAGCACTGTGAAAGTGTCCCATTGATTAGGTTTAAGCATTGATTAATTCTTTGGTTCTCCGCCGACTCTGCGTGATGCCATACGTGTGCTTGTGTCATacgatatgtatattgtatatgttgttgttttatgtttgcATTAGTCCATCGATTCTACCATCTCCACCGGCTCGAAGAATTTCACCACAATTGGTAAAGTACTGGCTCTTCGTGACGCTTTCTCACAGACAAGCGATACGGAGACGAAATATTTTGAAGAGCGTGAACGTGAATACGAACGACGCCGGTATGCTAATAGCCGTAGTCCGATTGATCGTCGAATAAGGCAGCATCATCAGCATCAACAGAAGGAGCAAAAGTCATATGAAAGTCGTCGTGCCACTACGGAAGGTTTACTCCTGTCGCCTAGCGGTCATTCTGGTGGCGGTGATTCCTATGTGGACGAGGCAAACTCATTTATGGTAAGTTACTTCGATGATGTTCGGAAATTCACACCGGACCTTTGACTCGGACCTTCCTTAAATACAATACgagctggaaaaatttcttTACTTCAGACACTTCTCGGCACTTTTCTCTTTCAAAGATTTTTGGCATTGACATTTGGCTAAAAAAATAGCCTCAAATACTCGTAGCATCCATTTTTAGACAAGACAAGACTGTATTACAGACTGCtcctcaaaaatattcaaaaaaatttatacaaatttctaaTGGCATGCTTTTCATATAGCCTTCGTTCTTAACTTCCCCATCACATACGTTCAAgtctgcctctatgccgcgtaTACCAACAGTGCCGGAACAGACACGCTCCCAACaggagcagcaacaacaaacacttgcCTCTAAGCAAAAGTCAAATTCAAGTGAACCACTGAAGAAACCGCGAACGGTACACATTGACGTCTATTGCACGGGATCTGAAGatgaagaagaggaagaggaggGAGCTGAAGGAGAAGATGAGGGCGATCATGCTGATGCCGAAGCATCCGCTAGTTCAAACGACGAAGATGAGAATGCAAGTAAACGTTATGAATTGGAATCAAATTCCACGCCTCAAACCGTTTTtgacaatgaacagctgttgcTGAAACACAAGCGCATTACGGGACAAACGCTACCACGGCGTTTACAACAACCATCTACACGCGTCGATACCCAAACCACAAAATCGCCGAAATCGCCGAAAACGGAAAGCACAGCTGACTTGAGCCTGGGACATGCCATAACCAAGTCCAGCACTGCTGAGGAGGTATCTGAATCCAAGCAATTACTATTTCGGAAACACATTGGCGATCAACGTGCCGCCAAATTGGCAGTACTACGTCAAAAGTATATGCGTCAATCAAGTGATGATGCTATCAGCTCAAACTATCCGAACTCATCGCGTTCTACGGTGCGCGACGCCACATGTAGTAGCATTGCCTCGAGCGTAGTCACACCATCCCAAGCTGAATGTCCCGACTCACCGTGGAAGGACTCTGAGGATCCAGAAGAAATATACTCACTTGCGAAGTCGGacagttttgaatatgaaaatacaaCCGATCGCTTGCGCATAAAGCAGATGGAGCGGTTCTGGTCACGCACATCCTCTATGGATGAGCCAAGCGCTCAACGGCAAATGTTATCAGGCTCTCCAGTACGTGGTCATATGCAAGGAGCTTTCTTACAACCCATATCGGAAGTTAGCTCACAACGAACCTCACCTTTTAAGACGCCTTTCACACGCTATGACACTTTGCCTTCCGAATCCGAAATCTTTTCGGAAGCATCTGACATTTACTACACATATCCTggcgcaacagcaacaaccacaaccCTGCATTCTTCGCCTGCATACCTGCAGCAAACATCACACTTTCCTCGCAATCGTCCcggatttttgcagtttttcggCCCATCTACCTCAccgaatcaacaacaacaaacatatgttTCCTCTCAGTCGCCAAACACTGCACGCGAGGTGACATCACCACCGCACGCCCAATTGTTGTACACAGGCTATCAACCGTTCCTACAGCGTTGGAAGAGCGAGACGCGTGATAATCTCTCCACACACGACACCTCGTCGCCTGCAGATCACAGTAGCTGTGCTGGATCACCGCCGCTGACGTCACGACAAATTTCGCCAGCATTTCAAAGAAGTGGCAGTGAAGCGCCGCCAACCACATCTTCAGCGGCGACATTCCATCAGTCGCCAATAACTGCGCGACGTTTCGAAATGAAACACGAAAGCTCTGCAATAAGCGAAGCTTCTACAACCCACTCCGGCTACACGCCCGAGCACTTGTTAAAGGCGAAGAAATTCGGCACTGTAGTAAGTGCAGCGCGTAAACCGGGTCATCATGTGGGACCAACAAAGAACCCGAGTTGTGCTTGTGAGAGCTGTCAGCGTTGGCTTGCCGAACGCTTTCAGGTACGCGGACGTGCTTTCTCTTTGGGAGAGCGCCCCATATTGCGGCGTCCCACTTGAGGGACTGGATATCATAAATTAAGAATGAATGCTCACTGCCATATATTAAATTAAGGTTTAAATATAACTGAACTTCAAACCCAATATTAAATTGCATTTATGTGACATAAATGAATACAGAAAACGTAACGATTAGGTCTGGATGTAATGCTGATTAACTCGTAAAATAGTTGAGCAGCTTTCAAGCACATTTCAACCTCAATACATACCAAAATGAACTTTCATTGAATCCGAAATACTAAATACTCATTTATGTACCGATTGTTTGTACCTTTAACTTAAAGagatttaagtgaaaaactaatATTTGTCTAAATGTTAAGAATAAAATGGAGAGACTTATTAAAGTTTAAACAAAATGTTCCTCAATTTCCCAGCTGAATTGTAAAAGTACCaaataaaatctaaattctttatagaaaataacttttgtactttttatttgGAATTATTCAGTAGCTTTCAGATCCAGATATTGCCCAGTCTTcgtgaaatttccaaaatttttgaagtacAGTATAACTATCTGATTCAGCTCTTTTGCGGTTCTTCCGAAAGACCGTTTTTTGAAGTCTTTTGCGACGGCAATCTTCGACCCAATGAGTACTGCACAGGGATTATGGTGTCTTCATTGATGAGCGATAATTTTGTTTGAGAATTGAGGATTATTTTCTTGATCTCTATACTGTGAAGATCATCCACGGACATACATCTTCATCACAGACAGACTAAGTTTCGCGAGGTAGGTACTCAAATGAATCAATGTTCATTCAGAGAGAAAATCACTGTTTTGAAATGGatttatttatactaagttGAAACCAAAtcttgttcaaaatttttaataacatatcCTCAGCATTTTTaggttttaatataaaatataacaaggTAACCAAtccaaaaacatatatttttttacttattcacttaaattttattaaaaaattatgtataccAACTGATATGCGATTCATAACTAATTATTGTCATTCTGCACTCCAATAACAGGCAAATATAAGTCTTAGTGAGTCTTCACGCAAGCTGGATCTCCTAAGGCACTCGCTTGACTTGCGACGTCTGGAATTGCCCGTGGATTCACCGGCCGCACACCAACTAAAATCGGAGTTGCAGTCGGTACAGCAGGCTTCGTCGCCAATTCCAGTCACCTACACGTCTCTGCAACCATTTCATGGCGGTTTGTTGGGCGGAAAACCATATCAGCAGGTCTCCTCACTCGGCCGTTGCGCCAGTGTATCCGGTAAGCTGGAAGTGCGTCTAATGGGTTGCCAAGATTTACTCGAAGATGTGCCTGGACGTTCGCGACGCGATAAAGATAACAATTCCAGTCCGGGCGACTTGCGCAGTTTCGTTAAGGGTGTAACGTCCCGCAGCAGTTCCAAAAGTTATTCAGTCAAGGATGAGACATCGTCTGAAATAATGGCAGTCATAAAGCTAGATAATATAACGGTGGCGCAGACTTCGTGGAAGCCTTGCTCGCAACAGGCTTGGGATCAGCGCTTCTCCATCGATCTAGACCGTTCGCGTGAACTGGAAATTGGCGTTTACTGGCACGACTGGCGTTCCTTGTGCGCTGTGAAATTCTTGCGTTTAGAAGAGTTCATCGACGATGTGCGACATGGTATGGCATTGCAATTGGAGCCGCAAGGTCTACTCTTTGCCGAAATCAAATTCCTCAATCCGATGATATCGCAAAAACCGAAGCTGCGTCGCCAGCGTATGATATTCAATAAAcaacaagtgaagaatataCCACGTGCAAAGCAAATGAACATCAATGTGGCCACATGGGGTCGTTTGCTGAAGCGCAATACACCCTCCAGTTCGCACCTCGCCACCGAAGGCACAACACGCGGTAATTCACGCGACAGCGAATCGCCCATTTCACGTTCACCATCGTCCGGCACCATCGATGCCGAACCCGAACCGTATTCACCCGGCCAGCAGGCACGTAATTTGGAATACGATCCCGATGCGGGTCTGCACGATCACGTTGAAACACCTGGTGAATGCCCTGACCCCGAAGTGAGCGGTCTGAGTGGCATGCGACCACTTTCGATGCAGGGCATTGCAGTGCTGCCACCGGAAGTGCCTTCACAAACTACACAATCTTctacaccacaacaacaacagcagcaacagcaacatcatTTGTCTACGAAAAACAATAACTTGCATTTGCAGATCGCCGGGAAGCATGGCTCAATGACGACTGCTGAAGTTGTAGGTGGCATGCCGTTGGGCTCGAGACCCACTTCGAAATTGCCAACACCCACGCAGACGCAGACGCAGCCGCCACCCATTCCGACCACGGCGCCACCTAAACTCGATCCAGAGGTAAGTGATAAcgcgcaaacaacaacaaaaataaatgcttcaCTCATAGAAAACATCGAAGATTGTATGAAGAAAACTTCAAgcaggattttatttactgttgtgtttatgaatttgtaatttttgtttatattgctCGGTTCCGTTATATATACTATTAGCTTGTTGAGTAATTGTGTGATACTTTGCCGTTTTAAGTGGAATTGGTGTTAGTTGTTGCTCTTGTATTAGgctattgtaaatatataaatgtattgaaGTCAGTAAATGTAACGgtgttggaatatttttgaaccaaaattattattttttaaccatTTAACAAAATTGATCACATTTATATCGAAATTAATACATTTcctaaaaattattaagtagACTTTTGGCTAAAAACTTATTTGAGGTTAGGTACCtttcttttaaagtttttaattttgaaattagcATCGAAACGAGCAACTTTGTCTTAAAAACTGTAGATAAAACTCAATTCTAAATT includes:
- the LOC105230516 gene encoding uncharacterized protein LOC105230516 gives rise to the protein MSDTGDRDPPGKTPPETASNGKPQSGETQDPSRQYQRRPQAAVNPPAATVLPPQPHELTAEWTVRAQLTFARAGEKVQREFSSNDPVNPVRVVYKWSAFDSPLPPDDDADVDLMDDSSSSTLHKRNSFASRGSRQSTPLKTAQHTRRWQQQPHESFRSTTSSTNADLGGGDSAFSGSNTSKQRQRPYQRQTPTASATGPNTMGAIYGTRCRSTCNIVVSAVADFLPTNQATSEGATSTQTTTNEDFMMSSGSGLGGATTHVKASATDFIPEEEADPFVFNTTASYTVLPQASIDSTISTGSKNFTTIGKVLALRDAFSQTSDTETKYFEEREREYERRRYANSRSPIDRRIRQHHQHQQKEQKSYESRRATTEGLLLSPSGHSGGGDSYVDEANSFMPSFLTSPSHTFKSASMPRIPTVPEQTRSQQEQQQQTLASKQKSNSSEPLKKPRTVHIDVYCTGSEDEEEEEEGAEGEDEGDHADAEASASSNDEDENASKRYELESNSTPQTVFDNEQLLLKHKRITGQTLPRRLQQPSTRVDTQTTKSPKSPKTESTADLSLGHAITKSSTAEEVSESKQLLFRKHIGDQRAAKLAVLRQKYMRQSSDDAISSNYPNSSRSTVRDATCSSIASSVVTPSQAECPDSPWKDSEDPEEIYSLAKSDSFEYENTTDRLRIKQMERFWSRTSSMDEPSAQRQMLSGSPVRGHMQGAFLQPISEVSSQRTSPFKTPFTRYDTLPSESEIFSEASDIYYTYPGATATTTTLHSSPAYLQQTSHFPRNRPGFLQFFGPSTSPNQQQQTYVSSQSPNTAREVTSPPHAQLLYTGYQPFLQRWKSETRDNLSTHDTSSPADHSSCAGSPPLTSRQISPAFQRSGSEAPPTTSSAATFHQSPITARRFEMKHESSAISEASTTHSGYTPEHLLKAKKFGTVVSAARKPGHHVGPTKNPSCACESCQRWLAERFQVRGRAFSLGERPILRRPT